The DNA segment TATTATCTTTCTTCGCCACAACTCCTGATAGCTCGATCTCGCAGTGATCAGTCCAACGCTCGTAATATCCATGGTTATATGTGCTTATAGATGGATTGATACTTGGATTTATTCTTCAGTAGAAATAGATAAATAGACACATTGATTGCTTATTATAACCATTCAAGATTGAAGCAACTGTGAAAGTAACATGATTACTTGGATTAGGAAACGGTGTATCCATCACGTGACAAGTTTTTATCTTTTCCACAACTTTTTATTCTCATTACCATTATTAGGCAATCCATTATCAAGCGTAAATCAAAGATGTATAAAATCACTTTATAGAACTGTATAAGcataattcaataaattaataatattatcaacatCAGTTGAAACcatcaacaacaaaaaaaccATGAGAGATAGTGAAACATTGCAATTCAGTTTTCCTTTTCATTCTTTCTTAGACACAACTTTTTTTCAAGAACTTTCGAGTTTAAAACTagatatctttaaattggatataaaagaaaagaacATCTATGctaaattgaaatttgatCAAATATctacaaataaaaatgtatttttgaattctcaaagttttcattttgatgacagcaataaaaaagatacaAATGGACCCTTAATTAACGGTAAATTGTACAATTATAATACTATCGAAGAGTTTAAAAATCTTGATAAAGTGAAGTTTTTAGAGGACAGAGCTTCAGACATTTGGAATCTAGGCATAAAAgacattaataatattgcaagcttttatattatcagTTTTGcagatttgaaaaaacataaatacATCTATTGGGTTTCTTATCCATATTTCCAAAGCAAAAATTTAAGTATAAAAGTTAACAATAAAGATGAAGTAGAGCATGAAAAGAACACAAAATATAGaactttttttaatgaacACCCAAATATATGGGTAGCCATGACGACTGGATTGCATATTGACTTATACACCAAAGAAAGTTTTTCTGGTGCTCATACTTTGCTAATTAGGGATATGGGTGATATACCATCTGTTCCAACTGCTCTTgcaaaatcatttttaacaataataaaacataatcatgaaaatattaatgaaataacaGTGGTGTTTGTTCGATCTGATCCATCAAGTTTTTCAATGTCTTTGAGTTTAATGATTGATGAAAGTGTGGATTCTAATTTGGCGATCGGTGGTTGGGAAAAGAATACTAATGGGAAATTGACGCCTGTGGCGATTGATTTAAGCACATTAATAGATCCGATTACTATTGTAGACCAATCAGTTGATCTGAacttaaaattaatgaagtGGAGAATTGCACCAGACTTAGATTTAGATAAGatcaaaaattcaaaaatattactaCTTGGTGCAGGTACATTGGGTTGTTATGTGGCACGTAGCTTAATGGGATGGGGCGTACGAAAGATAACGTTTGTAGACAATGGCACTGTTTCTTTGAGTAACCCAGTTAGACAGGCTTTGTATGACTTTGAAGATACAGGGAAACCAAAAGCAGAGACTGCCTCAGTTAAACtgaaaaagatatttcCATCACTAGATACCACTGGCGTTATGTTAAATATCCCTATGATAGGTCACTCTGACATAGATTCATCATATGACGAAGAAGCATATGATAAATTGGACGAACTAATTAAGGAGCATGAtgtcatatatatattgactGATTCAAGAGAAGCCAGATGGCTGCCTACAGTTTTAGGTAACGTACATAAGAAAATTGTCATCAATGTTGCTTTAGGATTTGATAGTTATTTAGTTATCAGACACGGCAATCAATCGCAAGAGGAAGCTGAGCAACTAGGATGTTATTTCTGTAATGATGTAGTTGCGCCTACAGATAGTTTATCTGACAGAACTCTTGACCAAATGTGCACTGTCACGCGTCCAGGTGTAGCTATGATGGCGGCTTCTCAATCTGTAGAGGTTTTGGCGTCACTTTTACAATCCAGAACTCAAGAAGAGCCGGTAGAACTATCTTTACTAGGAGAAATACCTCATCAAATTCGTGGATTTCTAACgaatttcaatattttgaagttaAAAACTCCTGCTTATGAATTCTGCTCAGGGTGCAGTGATAGGATAGTTGATACTTGTAGATCAGAAGGTTGgaattttataaaacatGCATTAAGTGATCcaaaatttgttgaaaagATAAGTGGATTAGAAGAAGTTCAAAAATCTGTAGATAGAATTGCTGATAATTTTGACTTCTTCGATACTGATTCTATAGATGAAATTTCGTAATATTGAATGTatagtaataataagttaaataaaaaattaacgTTTTGTCCAAATCGTTACTTTACTCCCATTTGTTAGAAAGTATGCACTGCATaaccaaataataaaaaaagttCTAATAACTTTGTGAATCTAGAACAATCTAATATAATGACTCCAACTACAGCACAGATGGAAGAGTATTTTATGAGATTCCTTTCTAACTCCCttgcattattatttcCCATAACTCAATGCTGATGCTTTGTCCCAGAGTGATAGCATGCCTGTGTGTAGAGGTCGCCAGTTCGATTCTGGCAGGAAGCGAAagcttttttttttcacttttcTCGCTGGTAAATTTCTCTGCATAGTAGaagtaaattattttcagcCTGAAAAAAGGATTAAAATTGAGGAAACGAAAAAAGGTTCTctaaacaatatatataaaacgTTCAGTAATTAAATGAAGGTTTCGTTATTAGTAATGTAAGCAAATTCGAAGAATACAAGAGTGATAGAAGAAGATCTCAAACCATTCCGCTATCTTCtgtgtttttgtttttgacACGATTTAAAGTTCAAGTTTAAGTTCACCATGCTATTAGAAGTTGTATCATATGCTGGGACGTGTTTGGGCTTTGTATTTTTAACGTTGGCGATTGCCTCTGCTCTATACTATATAAGTGAAATCGTGGAAGAGCACACCGAGCCAACGAGAAGAGTGTTAACCAGAACCATATACGGGTTGATTGTGTTATTTGTCCTGTTGATAATTTTCGACTCTTTCCCTATAAAACTAACACTATTTGCAATTGTTTCGCATATAATCTACTACCAGAACCTAAAGACATTCCCATTCATCTCGCTGTCCTCGCCCGCATTCCTTGCCAGTTGCGCATGTGTGGTGATCAACCATTACTTGTggttcaaatatttcaatgaCACAGCAGTCCCGCCTCAGTTCAGATACGATCCAAATTACAT comes from the Tetrapisispora phaffii CBS 4417 chromosome 1, complete genome genome and includes:
- the ATG7 gene encoding Atg7p (similar to Saccharomyces cerevisiae ATG7 (YHR171W); ancestral locus Anc_5.66); this encodes MRDSETLQFSFPFHSFLDTTFFQELSSLKLDIFKLDIKEKNIYAKLKFDQISTNKNVFLNSQSFHFDDSNKKDTNGPLINGKLYNYNTIEEFKNLDKVKFLEDRASDIWNLGIKDINNIASFYIISFADLKKHKYIYWVSYPYFQSKNLSIKVNNKDEVEHEKNTKYRTFFNEHPNIWVAMTTGLHIDLYTKESFSGAHTLLIRDMGDIPSVPTALAKSFLTIIKHNHENINEITVVFVRSDPSSFSMSLSLMIDESVDSNLAIGGWEKNTNGKLTPVAIDLSTLIDPITIVDQSVDLNLKLMKWRIAPDLDLDKIKNSKILLLGAGTLGCYVARSLMGWGVRKITFVDNGTVSLSNPVRQALYDFEDTGKPKAETASVKLKKIFPSLDTTGVMLNIPMIGHSDIDSSYDEEAYDKLDELIKEHDVIYILTDSREARWLPTVLGNVHKKIVINVALGFDSYLVIRHGNQSQEEAEQLGCYFCNDVVAPTDSLSDRTLDQMCTVTRPGVAMMAASQSVEVLASLLQSRTQEEPVELSLLGEIPHQIRGFLTNFNILKLKTPAYEFCSGCSDRIVDTCRSEGWNFIKHALSDPKFVEKISGLEEVQKSVDRIADNFDFFDTDSIDEIS
- the SVP26 gene encoding Svp26p (similar to Saccharomyces cerevisiae SVP26 (YHR181W); ancestral locus Anc_5.57), yielding MLLEVVSYAGTCLGFVFLTLAIASALYYISEIVEEHTEPTRRVLTRTIYGLIVLFVLLIIFDSFPIKLTLFAIVSHIIYYQNLKTFPFISLSSPAFLASCACVVINHYLWFKYFNDTAVPPQFRYDPNYIPKRRATFAEVSSFFGICVWFIPFALFVSLSASDYVLPTAGKADTSAFAKKHDSEGHTGVAGEPRLRGKAVGLARVVINSIRGYIAMCLNIFGFKTETNHHRLAV